From Oncorhynchus masou masou isolate Uvic2021 unplaced genomic scaffold, UVic_Omas_1.1 unplaced_scaffold_806, whole genome shotgun sequence, a single genomic window includes:
- the LOC135537519 gene encoding stonustoxin subunit beta-like: MKPGLRKYVCDLTLDPNTVDRLLSLSEENRKVTCRREEQPYPDHPERFEVWGQVLCREGLTGRCYWEVEWSGREADIGVTYKGISRRGRVNDCCLGWNDNSWSLFCYDNHYIAWHSNNPTTIDVPSSSPHRVGVYLDWPAGTLSFYRASSDTLTHLITFTSTFTEPLYAGFWVCDDSSVSL; encoded by the exons ATGAAACCTGGGcttagaaaat atgtctgtgatctcacactggacccaaacacagtagacagactcctctctctgtctgaggagaacagaaaggtgacatgtaggagagaggagcagccgtatcctgaccacccagagagatttgaggTCTGGGgacaggtgctgtgtagagagggtctgactgggcgctgttactgggaggtagagtggagtgggagagaggctgatataggagtgacatataaaggaatcagCAGGAGAGGAAGGGTTAATGACTGTTGTCTTGGATGGAATGACAATTCCTGGAGTCTGTTCTGCTATGACAACCATTACATTGCCTGGCACAGTAATAATCCCACTACCATAGACGTCCCCTCCTCCAGCccccacagagtaggagtgtatctggactggccagccggcactctgtccttctatagagcctcctctgacacactgacccacctgatcacattcacctccacattcactgagcccctCTATGCAGGGTTTTGGGTTTGTGATGACTCCTCAGTGTCCCTGTAA